Proteins from one Ahaetulla prasina isolate Xishuangbanna chromosome 2, ASM2864084v1, whole genome shotgun sequence genomic window:
- the GCNT1 gene encoding beta-1,3-galactosyl-O-glycosyl-glycoprotein beta-1,6-N-acetylglucosaminyltransferase encodes MSGRFQMLSEMLRRKLRHCGILRFKPLWVLVCTVGIWSYITVHQKPTYQDYEHLELTGEHPNGVNCSKILEGDTEEIQKVKLELLTVSFRKTPKMTPNDYINMTVDCASFIKRRKYIMEPLSQEEAEFPIAYSIVAYYKINMLERLLRIIYVPQNYYCIHVDKKSPESFLAAVKGIASCFHNVFIASQLESVVYASWNRVQADLNCMKDLYRRNVSWKYLINLCGTDFPIKTNQEIVEKLKALNGENSLETEKMPSNKEVRWKKHHEIVDGKVKNMGIDKQHPPLDTPIFSGSAYFVVNRKFVEYVLENSKILAFIEWAKDTYSPDEYLWATIQRIPEVPGAVSASDKYDVSDMNAVARFVKWHYFEGDVSKGAPYPPCNGIHVRSVCVFGVGDLSWMLRKHHFFANKFDTDVDPFAIQCLEEHLRDKMLQQRRH; translated from the coding sequence ATGTCTGGAAGGTTTCAAATGTTGTCTGAAATGCTAAGGAGGAAACTTCGTCACTGTGGTATCCTACGGTTTAAGCCGCTTTGGGTGTTAGTTTGTACAGTTGGAATCTGGTCTTATATTACAGTTCACCAGAAACCAACCTACCAAGATTATGAGCATTTGGAACTGACTGGTGAACATCCTAATGGAGTAAACTGTTCCAAGATACTAGAGGGTGACACAGAGGAAATTCAAAAAGTAAAGCTTGAGCTGTTAACAGTCTCCTTTAGGAAAACCCCCAAAATGACTCCAAATGACTATATCAACATGACAGTTGATTGTGCCTCCTTTATTAAAAGGCGGAAATATATTATGGAACCTCTTAGTCAAGAAGAAGCAGAATTTCCCATTGCATATTCAATAGTGGCTTATTATAAAATCAATATGCTTGAGAGACTTCTGAGAATCATATACGTTCCTCAAAACTATTACTGCATTCATGTTGACAAAAAGTCCCCGGAGTCTTTCTTGGCAGCGGTGAAAGGGATTGCATCATGTTTTCACAACGTCTTCATTGCCAGCCAATTGGAAAGTGTAGTGTATGCATCATGGAACCGGGTACAAGCTGACCTCAACTGCATGAAGGATCTCTACAGGAGAAATGTGAGCTGGAAATACTTGATCAATCTCTGTGGCACAGATTTCCCAATCAAGACCAATCAAGAAATTGTGGAGAAGTTGAAAGCCCTCAATGGTGAAAATAgtttagaaacagaaaaaatgccTTCAAACAAAGAGGTGAGAtggaaaaaacatcatgaaataGTTGATGGCAAGGTGAAAAATATGGGGATAGACAAACAGCATCCACCTCTCGACACACCCATTTTCTCTGGAAGTGCCTATTTTGTTGTTAATAGGAAATTTGTGGAATATGTATTAGAGAACAGCAAAATTCTTGCTTTTATAGAATGGGCTAAAGACACGTACAGTCCTGATGAATACTTATGGGCTACAATTCAGCGAATCCCTGAAGTTCCTGGTGCAGTCTCTGCCAGTGACAAATATGATGTTTCCGATATGAATGCCGTTGCCCGGTTTGTGAAATGGCATTACTTTGAGGGGGATGTATCCAAGGGTGCTCCTTACCCACCTTGCAATGGAATTCACGTCCGTTCTGTATGTGTCTTTGGAGTCGGAGACTTGAGCTGGATGTTACGGAAACATCATTTTTTTGCCAACAAATTTGATACTGACGTTGATCCTTTTGCAATTCAGTGTCTGGAAGAGCATTTACGAGACAAAATGCTACAACAGCGCAGACACTAA